One stretch of Aythya fuligula isolate bAytFul2 chromosome 24, bAytFul2.pri, whole genome shotgun sequence DNA includes these proteins:
- the GPATCH8 gene encoding G patch domain-containing protein 8 isoform X1: protein MADRFSRFNEDRDFQGNHFDQYEEGHLEIEQASLDKPIESDNIGHRLLQKHGWKLGQGLGKSLQGRTDPIPIVVKYDVMGMGRMEMELDYAEDATERRRVLEVEKEDTEELRQKYKDYVDKEKAIAKALEDLRANFYCELCDKQYQKHQEFDNHINSYDHAHKQRLKDLKQREFARNVSSRSRKDERKQEKALRRLHELAEQRRQPECAPGSGPMFRTTTVAVDEEGGDDDDSAANSSSFVQTMSGQASEMTMDRGFLNTGQVGGTLMPGQMPLQSAQAISFGIKSTLGTPLQKIGVSFSFAKKTPVKLETIASVFKDHVEESSSADGGKADERGSSDAGSLQKSGDGESTNNSDGKTEEDDQHDKDSGSLATTLSKLKKMRREDGPMAVEPEYYHYIPPAHCKVKPNFQFLLFMKSTEQMEAENVNKKNTHEVKKGNSPKPKPSKHAEKAAESTVQQKEQSTTETTAQQSKTELKEVPENASMQEGKHLTESHLPEPDTTKEVSQPVPSSKDVTEGPKHPTGPFFPVLSKDESTTLQWPSELLIFTKAEPSVSYSCNPLYFDFKLSRNKDAKGKGAEKSKDPGGLCKENIQTPESGEMSKPKEAESIANSSAGKMESKSLSACGSQNKQESKLANVSKVEGDDSSKNVTGKNKSGKSHKHKKKKKHKKSSKHKHKHKEEPDEKSRKTDLGEEKPKKRKKRRHKKLKSSLSTESERALKTELSEECSHFQKKKRCSQESQRKSLSAEEGSSSKKEDSGNSCQEHGSKKHKADLQQLPAARRRCAGPSLGRSGRRSRQSSGDYDSDEGSHRKHSRQKSPSQYSDDDDSGSDHSRSRSRSGRRHSSRRSYSTSSDASSDQSRYSRRRSYSDDSYSDYSDRSRCHSKRSHDSEDDSDYNSSNHRSKRRKYSSSEDDYSSSRSRSRSRSRSRTHPRGRSRSRSRGRTRSSSCSRSRSKRRSRSMTGRSWKRSRSYSRDRSRSTRSHSQRSLSRKGSRGHESPEERRSGRRDFIRSKIYRSQSPHYFRTSRNEGALKKEDGKGEDLKGSGSLSQNSSSSSGTGRASEGDCSPEERNSVTAKLLLEKIQSRKVEKKPCVTDEMLAGANKVGIKLKDPPQGYFGPKLPPSLGNKPVLPLIGKLPTIRKPNAKRYEESGLERGEEQELSDSEDASQGVEETQLAGQSLLEEVVMVMQDKPLDEQKRDEPAVEMPSIPLEAPALPECFSSGDLVMQHNFLSDPSDGDALEPMDGGSQPVPVEAGMMPLVPDVEHFPGYVPQSGEPSIEGDREGGEDSSLAPLESQPITFTPEEMEKYSKLQQAAQQHIQQQLLAKQVKAFPASTALAPAAPALQPIHIQQPAAASATSITTVQHAILQHHAAAAAAAIGIHPHPHPQPLAQVHHIPQPHLTPISLSHLTHSIIPGHPATFLASHPIHIIPASAIHPGPFTFHPVPHALYPTLLAPRPAAAAAATALHLHPLLHPIFSGQDLQHPPSHGT, encoded by the exons ggCAATCACTTTGATCAATATGAAGAAGGGCACCTGGAGATAGAGCAAGCATCTCTAGACAAGCCTATAGAATCG GATAATATTGGACACCGCTTACTCCAGAAACATGGGTGGAAGCTGGGCCAGGGATTGGGAAAGTCACTGCAGG GGAGGACGGATCCCATCCCGATTGTTGTCAAGTACGATGTCATGGGCATGGGGCGGATGGAGATGGAG cttgacTACGCCGAAGATGCCACTGAGCGGAGGCGTGTACTGGAGGTGGAGAAAGAAGACACCGAGGAGCTGAGGCAGAAATACAAG GATTATGTTGATAAAGAAAAGGCAATTGCCAAGGCTTTGGAAGACCTCAGAGCAAACTTCTACTGTGAACTCTGTGACAAGCAGTATCAAAAGCATCAAGAGTTTGACAATCACATAAACTCTTACGATCATGCTCACAAGCAG AGGTTGAAAGATCTCAAGCAAAGGGAATTTGCTCGCAACGTCTCCTCAAGGTCACGTAAAGATGAAAGGAAGCAGGAGAAAGCACTCCGACGTCTTCATGaactggctgaacagagaaggCAGCCTGAATG CGCTCCTGGAAGCGGACCCATGTTCAGAACCACCACTGTGGCTGTGGATGAGGAAGGTGGAGATGATGACGATTCTGCAGCCAACAGCAGTTCTTTTGTGCAGACAATGTCTGGCCAAGCTTCAGAGATGACAATGGACAGAGGTTTCCTTAACACTGGACAAGTTGGTGGCACCCTTATGCCAGGCCAAATGCCCCTCCAGTCAGCACAAGCAATCAGTTTTGGCATTAAGAGCACTTTGGGAACTCCACTGCAAAAGATAGGTGTGTCATTTTCATTTGCCAAGAAGACTCCGGTGAAGCTTGAGACCATAGCTTCTGTTTTCAAGGACCACGTGGAAGAATCAAGTTCTGCAGATGGAGGAAAAGCTGATGAGAGAGGGTCCTCAGATGCAGGAAGCCTGCAGAAATCTGGTGATGGTGAAAGCACAAATAATTCTGATGGCAAGACGGAGGAAGATGACCAGCATGACAAAGATAGCGGCTCTCTAGCCACTACGTTATCTAAACTGAAAAAGATGAGACGAGAAGATGGACCAATGGCAGTTGAACCAGAATACTATCATTATATTCCCCCAGCCCACTGTAAAGTAAAGCCTAATTTTCAATTCCTGCTTTTCATGAAGTCTACAGAACAAATGGAAGctgaaaatgtgaataaaaaaaacacacatgaagTCAAAAAGGGTAATTCTccaaaacccaaacccagcAAGCATGCAGAGAAGGCTGCTGAGAGCACAGTGCAGCAGAAGGAACAGAGTACTACTGAAACTACTGCTCAGCAGAGCAAAACAGAGCTAAAAGAAGTCCCAGAAAATGCAAGTATGCAGGAGGGCAAGCATCTTACAGAGAGCCATCTCCCAGAGCCAGACACTACTAAGGAAGTCAGTCAGCCTGTCCCAAGCAGTAAAGATGTCACCGAAGGACCAAAACATCCAACAGgacctttttttccagttctgagcAAAGATGAGAGCACTACTCTCCAGTGGCCTTCAGAGCTGCTCATATTTACCAAAGCAGAACCTTCTGTTTCATACAGTTGTAATCCCCTGTATTTTGATTTCAAGCTGTCTCGCAACAAAGATGCTAAAGGCAAAGGGGCAGAGAAATCCAAGGATCCAGGAGGcctttgtaaagaaaacattcagactCCAGAATCTGGAGAGATGAGCAAACCCAAGGAGGCAGAAAGCATAGCTAACAGTTCTGCTGGGAAAATGGAAAGTAAATCTCTGTCTGCCTGTGGCTCCCAGAACAAGCAGGAGTCTAAATTGGCAAATGTTAGTAAGGTAGAGGGAGATGACAGTAGTAAAAATGTAACTGGTAAGAATAAATCTGGAAAATCccataaacataaaaagaaaaaaaagcacaaaaagtccagcaaacacaaacataaaCACAAGGAAGAACCTGACGAGAAGAGCCGAAAAACTGACCTGGGGGAAGAGAAACCCAAGAAACGGAAAAAACGCAGACACAAAAAACTCAAATCTTCTCTTTCTACTGAATCAGAACGGGCACTGAAAACTGAACTGTCTGAAGAGTGTAGccatttccagaagaaaaagcgATGCTCTCAGGAGTCGCAGAGGAAGTCTCTGTCTGCTGAAGAGGGAAGTAGCAGTAAGAAAGAGGACAGTGGTAACTCCTGCCAAGAACATGGCAGCAAGAAACACAAGGCtgacctgcagcagctgccagctgccagGAGGCGGTGTGCTGGCCCCTCTCTGGGCAGGTCCGGCCGCAGGAGCCGGCAGAGCAGCGGGGATTATGACAGTGATGAGGGCTCCCACAGGAAGCACTCCCGGCAGAAATCTCCCTCGCAGTACAGTGATGACGACGACTCCGGCAGTGACCACTCCAGGAGCCGCTCCAGGTCAGGGCGGAGGCACTCGTCTCGACGGTCCTACTCCACCAGTTCCGATGCTTCTTCAGACCAGAGCAGGTACAGCCGCCGGAGGAGTTACTCGGATGACAGCTACAGCGACTACAGTGACCGGTCGAGGTGCCACTCAAAGAGGTCCCACGACTCGGAGGATGACTCTGACTACAACAGCTCAAATCACAGATCAAAGCGGCGCAAGTACTCCTCTTCCGAAGACGACTACAGCTCGAGTCGGAGCAGGTCAAGGAGTCGAAGCAGGAGCCGAACCCACCCTCGAGGAAGGTCAAGAAGTCGGAGTCGGGGCAGGACACGAAGCAGCAGCTGTAGCCGCAGTCGAAGCAAGAGGAGGAGCCGAAGCATGACGGGTCGCAGCTGGAAACGAAGTCGCAGCTACAGCCGGGATCGCAGCCGCAGTACGAGAAGCCACTCGCAGAGGTCGCTCTCGCGAAAGGGCTCTCGAGGCCATGAGAGCCCTGAGGAGAGGCGGTCAGGGAGAAGAGACTTCATCAGGTCCAAAATCTATCGCTCGCAGTCTCCTCACTACTTCCGAACAAGCAGAAATGAAGGAGCTTTGAAGAAGGAGGACGGCAAAGGTGAGGATCTCAAAGGGTCTGGCTCTCTCtctcagaacagcagcagtAGCTCTGGCACTGGGAGGGCCTCGGAAGGTGACTGCAGTCCAGAAGAGAGAAACTCCGTGACTGCAAAACTTCTCCTGGAAAAGATCCAGTCCAGAAAGGTTGAGAAGAAGCCGTGTGTTACTGATGAAATGCTAGCAGGGGCAAACAAGGTGGGCATAAAGCTCAAAGACCCTCCACAAGGCTACTTTGGCCCCAAGCTTCCTCCTTCATTAGGCAACAAACCAGTTCTCCCTTTAATTGGGAAATTGCCAACCATCCGAAAACCAAACGCAAAAAGATATGAGGAGTCTGGCTTAGAGAGGGGCGAAGAACAAGAGCTATCGGACTCTGAGGATGCTTCCCAAGGCGTGGAGGAGACTCAGTTGGCCGGCCAGTCTCTCCTGGAAGAAGTGGTGATGGTTATGCAGGACAAACCTCTGGATGAGCAGAAACGCGATGAACCTGCTGTGGAGATGCCGTCCATTCCCCTCGAAGCACCAGCACTGCCCGAGTGCTTTAGTTCTGGGGACCTGGTCATGCAGCACAACTTCCTCTCGGACCCGAGCGATGGTGATGCGTTGGAACCCATGGATGGGGGCAGCCAGCCTGTCCCTGTGGAAGCCGGTATGATGCCCTTGGTCCCTGATGTGGAGCATTTTCCCGGCTATGTGCCTCAGAGCGGGGAGCCGAGCATCGAAGGAGACcgagaaggaggagaagactCCTCTCTGGCACCGCTCGAGAGCCAGCCCATCACTTTTACACCTGAAGAGATGGAGAAGTACAGCaaactgcagcaggctgctcagcagcacatcCAGCAACAGCTCCTCGCAAAGCAGGTCAAGGCTTTTCCTGCCTCCACTGCGCTGGCGCCAGCAGCGCCTGCCTTGCAGCCCATCCACATCCAGCAGCCGGCGGCGGCATCCGCGACCTCCATCACCACTGTGCAGCACGCCATCCTGCAGCACCACGCTGCTGCGGCTGCCGCCGCCATCGGcatccacccccacccccatccccagcctctTGCTCAGGTTCATCATATACCCCAGCCCCACTTGACGCCCATCTCGTTATCCCACCTGACCCACTCGATTATTCCGGGGCACCCTGCCACGTTTCTAGCCAGCCACCCCATCCACATCATTCCGGCATCAGCCATCCACCCGGGCCCCTTTACTTTTCACCCAGTTCCTCATGCTCTTTACCCGACCCTTCTTGCCCCGAGAcccgctgctgctgcggctgctACAGCGTTACATCTTCACCCCTTGCTGCACCCCATTTTCTCAGGTCAGGACTTGCAGCACCCCCCGAGTCACGGCACATGA
- the GPATCH8 gene encoding G patch domain-containing protein 8 isoform X2, translating into MGMGRMEMELDYAEDATERRRVLEVEKEDTEELRQKYKDYVDKEKAIAKALEDLRANFYCELCDKQYQKHQEFDNHINSYDHAHKQRLKDLKQREFARNVSSRSRKDERKQEKALRRLHELAEQRRQPECAPGSGPMFRTTTVAVDEEGGDDDDSAANSSSFVQTMSGQASEMTMDRGFLNTGQVGGTLMPGQMPLQSAQAISFGIKSTLGTPLQKIGVSFSFAKKTPVKLETIASVFKDHVEESSSADGGKADERGSSDAGSLQKSGDGESTNNSDGKTEEDDQHDKDSGSLATTLSKLKKMRREDGPMAVEPEYYHYIPPAHCKVKPNFQFLLFMKSTEQMEAENVNKKNTHEVKKGNSPKPKPSKHAEKAAESTVQQKEQSTTETTAQQSKTELKEVPENASMQEGKHLTESHLPEPDTTKEVSQPVPSSKDVTEGPKHPTGPFFPVLSKDESTTLQWPSELLIFTKAEPSVSYSCNPLYFDFKLSRNKDAKGKGAEKSKDPGGLCKENIQTPESGEMSKPKEAESIANSSAGKMESKSLSACGSQNKQESKLANVSKVEGDDSSKNVTGKNKSGKSHKHKKKKKHKKSSKHKHKHKEEPDEKSRKTDLGEEKPKKRKKRRHKKLKSSLSTESERALKTELSEECSHFQKKKRCSQESQRKSLSAEEGSSSKKEDSGNSCQEHGSKKHKADLQQLPAARRRCAGPSLGRSGRRSRQSSGDYDSDEGSHRKHSRQKSPSQYSDDDDSGSDHSRSRSRSGRRHSSRRSYSTSSDASSDQSRYSRRRSYSDDSYSDYSDRSRCHSKRSHDSEDDSDYNSSNHRSKRRKYSSSEDDYSSSRSRSRSRSRSRTHPRGRSRSRSRGRTRSSSCSRSRSKRRSRSMTGRSWKRSRSYSRDRSRSTRSHSQRSLSRKGSRGHESPEERRSGRRDFIRSKIYRSQSPHYFRTSRNEGALKKEDGKGEDLKGSGSLSQNSSSSSGTGRASEGDCSPEERNSVTAKLLLEKIQSRKVEKKPCVTDEMLAGANKVGIKLKDPPQGYFGPKLPPSLGNKPVLPLIGKLPTIRKPNAKRYEESGLERGEEQELSDSEDASQGVEETQLAGQSLLEEVVMVMQDKPLDEQKRDEPAVEMPSIPLEAPALPECFSSGDLVMQHNFLSDPSDGDALEPMDGGSQPVPVEAGMMPLVPDVEHFPGYVPQSGEPSIEGDREGGEDSSLAPLESQPITFTPEEMEKYSKLQQAAQQHIQQQLLAKQVKAFPASTALAPAAPALQPIHIQQPAAASATSITTVQHAILQHHAAAAAAAIGIHPHPHPQPLAQVHHIPQPHLTPISLSHLTHSIIPGHPATFLASHPIHIIPASAIHPGPFTFHPVPHALYPTLLAPRPAAAAAATALHLHPLLHPIFSGQDLQHPPSHGT; encoded by the exons ATGGGCATGGGGCGGATGGAGATGGAG cttgacTACGCCGAAGATGCCACTGAGCGGAGGCGTGTACTGGAGGTGGAGAAAGAAGACACCGAGGAGCTGAGGCAGAAATACAAG GATTATGTTGATAAAGAAAAGGCAATTGCCAAGGCTTTGGAAGACCTCAGAGCAAACTTCTACTGTGAACTCTGTGACAAGCAGTATCAAAAGCATCAAGAGTTTGACAATCACATAAACTCTTACGATCATGCTCACAAGCAG AGGTTGAAAGATCTCAAGCAAAGGGAATTTGCTCGCAACGTCTCCTCAAGGTCACGTAAAGATGAAAGGAAGCAGGAGAAAGCACTCCGACGTCTTCATGaactggctgaacagagaaggCAGCCTGAATG CGCTCCTGGAAGCGGACCCATGTTCAGAACCACCACTGTGGCTGTGGATGAGGAAGGTGGAGATGATGACGATTCTGCAGCCAACAGCAGTTCTTTTGTGCAGACAATGTCTGGCCAAGCTTCAGAGATGACAATGGACAGAGGTTTCCTTAACACTGGACAAGTTGGTGGCACCCTTATGCCAGGCCAAATGCCCCTCCAGTCAGCACAAGCAATCAGTTTTGGCATTAAGAGCACTTTGGGAACTCCACTGCAAAAGATAGGTGTGTCATTTTCATTTGCCAAGAAGACTCCGGTGAAGCTTGAGACCATAGCTTCTGTTTTCAAGGACCACGTGGAAGAATCAAGTTCTGCAGATGGAGGAAAAGCTGATGAGAGAGGGTCCTCAGATGCAGGAAGCCTGCAGAAATCTGGTGATGGTGAAAGCACAAATAATTCTGATGGCAAGACGGAGGAAGATGACCAGCATGACAAAGATAGCGGCTCTCTAGCCACTACGTTATCTAAACTGAAAAAGATGAGACGAGAAGATGGACCAATGGCAGTTGAACCAGAATACTATCATTATATTCCCCCAGCCCACTGTAAAGTAAAGCCTAATTTTCAATTCCTGCTTTTCATGAAGTCTACAGAACAAATGGAAGctgaaaatgtgaataaaaaaaacacacatgaagTCAAAAAGGGTAATTCTccaaaacccaaacccagcAAGCATGCAGAGAAGGCTGCTGAGAGCACAGTGCAGCAGAAGGAACAGAGTACTACTGAAACTACTGCTCAGCAGAGCAAAACAGAGCTAAAAGAAGTCCCAGAAAATGCAAGTATGCAGGAGGGCAAGCATCTTACAGAGAGCCATCTCCCAGAGCCAGACACTACTAAGGAAGTCAGTCAGCCTGTCCCAAGCAGTAAAGATGTCACCGAAGGACCAAAACATCCAACAGgacctttttttccagttctgagcAAAGATGAGAGCACTACTCTCCAGTGGCCTTCAGAGCTGCTCATATTTACCAAAGCAGAACCTTCTGTTTCATACAGTTGTAATCCCCTGTATTTTGATTTCAAGCTGTCTCGCAACAAAGATGCTAAAGGCAAAGGGGCAGAGAAATCCAAGGATCCAGGAGGcctttgtaaagaaaacattcagactCCAGAATCTGGAGAGATGAGCAAACCCAAGGAGGCAGAAAGCATAGCTAACAGTTCTGCTGGGAAAATGGAAAGTAAATCTCTGTCTGCCTGTGGCTCCCAGAACAAGCAGGAGTCTAAATTGGCAAATGTTAGTAAGGTAGAGGGAGATGACAGTAGTAAAAATGTAACTGGTAAGAATAAATCTGGAAAATCccataaacataaaaagaaaaaaaagcacaaaaagtccagcaaacacaaacataaaCACAAGGAAGAACCTGACGAGAAGAGCCGAAAAACTGACCTGGGGGAAGAGAAACCCAAGAAACGGAAAAAACGCAGACACAAAAAACTCAAATCTTCTCTTTCTACTGAATCAGAACGGGCACTGAAAACTGAACTGTCTGAAGAGTGTAGccatttccagaagaaaaagcgATGCTCTCAGGAGTCGCAGAGGAAGTCTCTGTCTGCTGAAGAGGGAAGTAGCAGTAAGAAAGAGGACAGTGGTAACTCCTGCCAAGAACATGGCAGCAAGAAACACAAGGCtgacctgcagcagctgccagctgccagGAGGCGGTGTGCTGGCCCCTCTCTGGGCAGGTCCGGCCGCAGGAGCCGGCAGAGCAGCGGGGATTATGACAGTGATGAGGGCTCCCACAGGAAGCACTCCCGGCAGAAATCTCCCTCGCAGTACAGTGATGACGACGACTCCGGCAGTGACCACTCCAGGAGCCGCTCCAGGTCAGGGCGGAGGCACTCGTCTCGACGGTCCTACTCCACCAGTTCCGATGCTTCTTCAGACCAGAGCAGGTACAGCCGCCGGAGGAGTTACTCGGATGACAGCTACAGCGACTACAGTGACCGGTCGAGGTGCCACTCAAAGAGGTCCCACGACTCGGAGGATGACTCTGACTACAACAGCTCAAATCACAGATCAAAGCGGCGCAAGTACTCCTCTTCCGAAGACGACTACAGCTCGAGTCGGAGCAGGTCAAGGAGTCGAAGCAGGAGCCGAACCCACCCTCGAGGAAGGTCAAGAAGTCGGAGTCGGGGCAGGACACGAAGCAGCAGCTGTAGCCGCAGTCGAAGCAAGAGGAGGAGCCGAAGCATGACGGGTCGCAGCTGGAAACGAAGTCGCAGCTACAGCCGGGATCGCAGCCGCAGTACGAGAAGCCACTCGCAGAGGTCGCTCTCGCGAAAGGGCTCTCGAGGCCATGAGAGCCCTGAGGAGAGGCGGTCAGGGAGAAGAGACTTCATCAGGTCCAAAATCTATCGCTCGCAGTCTCCTCACTACTTCCGAACAAGCAGAAATGAAGGAGCTTTGAAGAAGGAGGACGGCAAAGGTGAGGATCTCAAAGGGTCTGGCTCTCTCtctcagaacagcagcagtAGCTCTGGCACTGGGAGGGCCTCGGAAGGTGACTGCAGTCCAGAAGAGAGAAACTCCGTGACTGCAAAACTTCTCCTGGAAAAGATCCAGTCCAGAAAGGTTGAGAAGAAGCCGTGTGTTACTGATGAAATGCTAGCAGGGGCAAACAAGGTGGGCATAAAGCTCAAAGACCCTCCACAAGGCTACTTTGGCCCCAAGCTTCCTCCTTCATTAGGCAACAAACCAGTTCTCCCTTTAATTGGGAAATTGCCAACCATCCGAAAACCAAACGCAAAAAGATATGAGGAGTCTGGCTTAGAGAGGGGCGAAGAACAAGAGCTATCGGACTCTGAGGATGCTTCCCAAGGCGTGGAGGAGACTCAGTTGGCCGGCCAGTCTCTCCTGGAAGAAGTGGTGATGGTTATGCAGGACAAACCTCTGGATGAGCAGAAACGCGATGAACCTGCTGTGGAGATGCCGTCCATTCCCCTCGAAGCACCAGCACTGCCCGAGTGCTTTAGTTCTGGGGACCTGGTCATGCAGCACAACTTCCTCTCGGACCCGAGCGATGGTGATGCGTTGGAACCCATGGATGGGGGCAGCCAGCCTGTCCCTGTGGAAGCCGGTATGATGCCCTTGGTCCCTGATGTGGAGCATTTTCCCGGCTATGTGCCTCAGAGCGGGGAGCCGAGCATCGAAGGAGACcgagaaggaggagaagactCCTCTCTGGCACCGCTCGAGAGCCAGCCCATCACTTTTACACCTGAAGAGATGGAGAAGTACAGCaaactgcagcaggctgctcagcagcacatcCAGCAACAGCTCCTCGCAAAGCAGGTCAAGGCTTTTCCTGCCTCCACTGCGCTGGCGCCAGCAGCGCCTGCCTTGCAGCCCATCCACATCCAGCAGCCGGCGGCGGCATCCGCGACCTCCATCACCACTGTGCAGCACGCCATCCTGCAGCACCACGCTGCTGCGGCTGCCGCCGCCATCGGcatccacccccacccccatccccagcctctTGCTCAGGTTCATCATATACCCCAGCCCCACTTGACGCCCATCTCGTTATCCCACCTGACCCACTCGATTATTCCGGGGCACCCTGCCACGTTTCTAGCCAGCCACCCCATCCACATCATTCCGGCATCAGCCATCCACCCGGGCCCCTTTACTTTTCACCCAGTTCCTCATGCTCTTTACCCGACCCTTCTTGCCCCGAGAcccgctgctgctgcggctgctACAGCGTTACATCTTCACCCCTTGCTGCACCCCATTTTCTCAGGTCAGGACTTGCAGCACCCCCCGAGTCACGGCACATGA